From Lampris incognitus isolate fLamInc1 chromosome 13, fLamInc1.hap2, whole genome shotgun sequence, one genomic window encodes:
- the LOC130122514 gene encoding cystatin-like, with the protein MVLFIGFCLCFVASGQAVMTGEPHAVPPNRTDVRREALFALREFNRDNVQDEFTYKLLNITSAKTQVVAGINYILDVQLGRTLCKKSDSTVAKRCISQTVTKKLQCHFVVTEIPWKNATEVTKRKCG; encoded by the exons ATGGTCCTGTTCATTGGCTTTTGCTTGTGCTTTGTCGCCTCCGGTCAAGCTGTAATGACCGGTGAGCCGCACGCCGTCCCACCGAACAGGACCGACGTGCGGAGGGAAGCGTTGTTCGCCCTCCGTGAATTCAACCGAGACAACGTCCAGGACGAGTTTACGTACAAGCTTCTCAACATCACGTCAGCCAAAACTCAG gTAGTTGCGGGAATTAACTACATCCTAGACGTCCAACTGGGACGCACCTTGTGCAAGAAAAGCGACTCCACTGTCGCAAAACGGTGCATTTCTCAAACCGTCACCAAG aaacTTCAGTGCCACTTCGTCGTTACAGAAATCCCATGGAAAAACGCGACTGAAGTTACCAAGCGAAAATGTGGTTAA